The proteins below come from a single Peromyscus maniculatus bairdii isolate BWxNUB_F1_BW_parent chromosome 13, HU_Pman_BW_mat_3.1, whole genome shotgun sequence genomic window:
- the Tnp1 gene encoding spermatid nuclear transition protein 1, producing MSTTRKLKSHGMRRGKNRVPHKGVKRGGSKRKYRKGSLKSRKRGDDASRTYRSHL from the exons ATGTCGACCACCCGAAAGCTAAAGAGTCATGGCATGAGGAGAGGAAAAAACCGAGTTCCTCACAAGGGTGTCAAGAGAGGAGGTAGCAAGAGAAAATACCGGAAGGGCAGCCTGAAGAGCAGGAAACGGGGCGATGATG CAAGTCGCACTTACCGCTCCCACTTGTGA